In Methylomonas sp. ZR1, one DNA window encodes the following:
- the gspE gene encoding type II secretion system ATPase GspE — protein METVENPEKYAAFLSLLKRKGKLSDSDLSKVRRMQKSALDDSVPQLLIKLGLCSDSDIAGSFAEASGIARVGPAQYPPQTPLPDSVSQRFLKQYHAVGLAADDEQIQVAVMDPEDDYVTQALQLATGKPIKLQIGQLSEIDAALELQYGEGKSQMDKLMDNLNVEEEGSEDLEHLKDLASEAPIIKMVNFILQKAVESRASDVHIEPFEQSLKVRLRIDGVLQDIDSPPVASTAAVLSRIKIMAKLNIAERRLPQDGRIKLQMIGKELDLRVSTIPTLHGESVVIRLLDKENAVLDFETLGFVGKQAERFMEVLAQPHGILLITGPTGSGKSTSLYAALKTLNTSERKIITVEDPVEYQLEGINQIQAKPQIGLTFASALRSIVRQDPDVIMIGEMRDLETAKIAVQSALTGHLVLSTLHTNDAAAGVTRLQDMGLEEYLLSSTINGILAQRLVRRLCPHCKQAHPASDTLIEEMKLRQWQPTGEILLHKPVGCPTCNGIGYKGRLAIIEFLTMTDTIRKQIMKHEEAFVIQQTAIQEGMQTMYEDGVGKALQGITTLEEVLRVTTEA, from the coding sequence ATGGAAACCGTGGAAAACCCCGAAAAATACGCCGCCTTTCTCAGCTTGTTAAAAAGGAAAGGTAAGCTCTCCGACAGCGATTTGAGTAAAGTCCGCCGCATGCAAAAATCGGCATTGGACGACTCCGTGCCGCAACTGCTGATCAAACTGGGTTTGTGTTCGGACAGCGACATCGCCGGCAGCTTCGCCGAAGCCAGCGGGATTGCTCGCGTAGGTCCGGCACAGTACCCGCCGCAAACGCCGCTGCCGGATAGTGTTTCGCAGCGTTTTTTAAAGCAATACCATGCCGTAGGTCTGGCGGCGGACGACGAACAGATCCAAGTCGCGGTGATGGACCCGGAAGACGACTATGTAACGCAAGCTTTGCAACTTGCCACCGGCAAACCCATTAAATTGCAAATCGGCCAGCTTTCGGAAATAGACGCCGCGTTGGAATTGCAATACGGCGAAGGCAAGTCGCAAATGGACAAGCTGATGGACAACTTGAATGTCGAGGAAGAAGGCAGCGAAGATCTGGAACATCTAAAAGATCTAGCCAGCGAAGCGCCCATCATCAAAATGGTGAACTTCATCCTACAAAAAGCCGTGGAAAGCCGCGCCTCGGACGTGCATATCGAACCGTTCGAGCAAAGCCTGAAAGTGCGCCTGCGTATCGACGGCGTGTTGCAGGACATCGACTCGCCGCCGGTGGCTTCCACCGCCGCCGTGCTGTCGCGGATCAAGATCATGGCCAAGCTCAATATCGCCGAGCGTCGCTTGCCGCAAGACGGCCGCATCAAACTGCAAATGATAGGTAAGGAGCTGGATTTGCGGGTTTCCACCATTCCTACCCTGCACGGCGAAAGCGTGGTGATCCGCTTGCTGGACAAGGAAAACGCGGTACTGGATTTCGAAACCCTGGGTTTCGTCGGCAAACAGGCTGAACGCTTCATGGAAGTGCTGGCCCAACCGCATGGCATTTTGCTGATCACCGGCCCGACCGGTAGCGGTAAATCCACCTCGTTGTATGCGGCGCTAAAAACCCTGAACACCTCCGAACGCAAGATCATCACGGTCGAAGACCCGGTGGAATATCAGCTGGAAGGCATCAACCAGATTCAGGCCAAACCACAAATTGGTTTGACTTTTGCGTCGGCCCTGCGCTCCATCGTCCGCCAAGATCCGGATGTAATTATGATCGGCGAGATGCGCGACCTGGAAACCGCAAAAATTGCCGTGCAATCGGCACTGACCGGTCACTTGGTGTTATCCACGCTGCACACCAACGATGCCGCCGCTGGTGTTACCCGTTTGCAGGACATGGGCCTGGAAGAATACCTGCTCAGCTCGACCATCAACGGCATCCTGGCCCAGCGCTTGGTGCGCCGCCTCTGTCCGCACTGCAAACAAGCCCACCCGGCCTCGGACACGCTGATCGAAGAAATGAAACTTAGACAGTGGCAACCTACCGGCGAAATCCTGCTGCACAAACCGGTCGGCTGTCCCACCTGTAACGGCATCGGCTATAAAGGCCGACTGGCGATCATCGAATTTTTGACGATGACCGACACGATCCGCAAGCAAATCATGAAACACGAAGAAGCTTTCGTGATCCAGCAAACCGCGATCCAGGAAGGCATGCAAACCATGTACGAAGACGGCGTCGGCAAAGCCTTGCAGGGTATCACCACCTTAGAAGAGGTATTAAGGGTAACGACCGAAGCTTGA
- a CDS encoding response regulator, with protein MTSSTKRKYTAMAESTHPPRTLLLVDDEPNIINALKRTLRRDGYSILTANGAEEALDLLVDHNIALIISDQRMPKMSGVEFLRKVKELYPKTVRVVLSGFTDLESVTGAINEGAIYRFMTKPWDDELLRKNVREAFEYHEMEQENQRLTRELQHSNDLLARLNQSLEQQVMQKTREIVHNIKMLEISQEILEHLPLAILGLDERHMIASSNRLADSLFQRYPNECLLGLQAESVLPAPLLHVLQQTKDSETAAEFNGSCLDLGNSKTLYVWISPMGELSQSKGTIVALSSVKT; from the coding sequence ATGACAAGCTCAACAAAACGTAAATATACGGCTATGGCAGAAAGTACTCACCCCCCTAGAACGTTGCTATTGGTCGACGACGAACCGAACATTATTAATGCGCTGAAACGTACGTTGCGCAGAGATGGCTACAGCATACTCACTGCCAATGGTGCGGAAGAAGCGCTTGATTTACTTGTCGATCATAATATAGCCCTGATCATATCCGATCAGCGTATGCCTAAGATGAGCGGTGTGGAATTTTTGCGCAAAGTTAAAGAGCTCTATCCAAAAACCGTACGGGTGGTGTTATCCGGCTTTACCGATCTTGAATCGGTGACTGGCGCCATCAATGAAGGGGCGATTTACCGATTTATGACTAAGCCGTGGGATGACGAGTTGCTACGTAAGAACGTTCGCGAAGCGTTTGAATATCATGAAATGGAACAGGAAAATCAACGGCTGACTCGAGAGCTCCAACATTCAAACGATTTACTTGCCAGACTTAATCAAAGTTTGGAACAACAAGTGATGCAAAAAACCCGTGAAATCGTACATAACATCAAAATGCTGGAAATATCTCAGGAAATACTTGAACATTTGCCGTTGGCTATTCTTGGCCTTGATGAACGACACATGATCGCCTCTTCCAATCGACTTGCGGACTCGCTATTCCAGCGTTATCCCAACGAATGCTTGCTTGGCCTGCAAGCAGAGAGTGTTTTGCCCGCCCCCTTATTGCATGTATTACAGCAAACCAAGGATTCTGAAACTGCAGCAGAATTTAACGGCAGCTGCTTAGATTTAGGCAATAGCAAGACCCTGTACGTGTGGATAAGCCCAATGGGTGAACTTAGTCAATCAAAAGGCACTATAGTGGCGCTTTCGTCAGTAAAGACATAA
- a CDS encoding HDOD domain-containing protein, producing MNTKSQATLLADLPSLPTVIMDALQFTADKQNLSNLANKISQDPHMAVRILRVANSPFYGRSREIGSLQEAVVVLGLNRVKNLLLGLGFMNLFRLDRQDFDYSQFWHHSMAVAECARQLAIHTGMDQDIAFTAGLLHDIGLLAIVLLFPDDFSRITTGQHLNRIEAERRVLGFDHAEIGCNVAKHWNLPMAIQHAIEQHEIPRGQDEGKSLELMIHMANFLVLATQRDDQAFEYPESIVQILEMLNIPLDQAIDWANSSQQFANQVVASL from the coding sequence ATGAATACGAAATCCCAAGCGACCCTACTGGCTGATTTGCCGTCCTTACCCACTGTAATCATGGATGCCTTGCAGTTCACGGCCGACAAGCAAAACTTGTCCAATCTCGCCAACAAAATTAGTCAAGACCCACACATGGCGGTACGCATTTTGCGCGTCGCCAATTCGCCTTTTTACGGTAGGTCTCGAGAAATTGGTTCTTTGCAGGAAGCGGTGGTGGTGTTGGGGCTTAACCGGGTAAAAAACCTGTTGTTAGGCCTTGGTTTTATGAACCTGTTTCGGTTGGACCGCCAAGATTTCGACTACTCACAGTTTTGGCATCACAGCATGGCAGTCGCGGAGTGTGCTCGACAATTGGCGATTCATACCGGTATGGATCAGGATATTGCTTTTACGGCGGGATTGCTGCATGACATCGGGCTGCTGGCCATTGTTTTGTTATTTCCAGACGATTTCAGCCGTATTACTACGGGGCAACATCTCAATAGAATTGAAGCGGAACGGCGCGTTTTGGGGTTTGATCATGCGGAGATCGGCTGCAATGTCGCAAAGCATTGGAATTTACCGATGGCGATTCAGCATGCTATCGAACAGCACGAAATCCCACGCGGGCAAGATGAAGGGAAATCGTTAGAATTGATGATCCATATGGCCAATTTTCTGGTACTTGCCACACAACGCGACGACCAGGCTTTTGAGTATCCGGAGTCTATTGTGCAGATACTTGAGATGCTGAACATTCCTCTTGACCAAGCCATAGACTGGGCTAATTCTAGTCAACAATTCGCCAATCAGGTCGTCGCCAGTCTATAA
- a CDS encoding ATP-binding protein, with the protein MLLTESQQWDWIYNLYQLGQSDAFEEDTNKIFEKLLRHIVEGFRADTGSLVLYEGEDSSCLTIVAALGLPEECVGSAIPNGNGVIAWVLANQQALLIKGDINKDSRFLRYPPKTKTRIPVASMCWPLQIGQRLIGALSVNSFNDECSYTGADLDHGQKLVNPITLVIDNIRLHGDQRKRIQQLANANQRYANANQQLIEAHKRLNESEKRLNDILNSLDSVVWSMEPVTMKLLYLNKAATEVSGRPVEDFLNDPQLWLNIIDPTDRKQVEASLADLKTNSIQKVIYRIHRPDGGLRWLFHRMCAVCDDAGSPVRIDGITVDITQHKNAEDLLKQRNQELQTALDTIQEVQQQLVQSEKMSSIGQLAAGVAHEINNPIGYINSNLTSLKTYVEDLLALVEKYEKTEGECADGEQLRQIQDFKQQIDLVFLKTDVLDLLVESHEGASRVKKIVQDLKDFSHAGGADDWQWTNLHDCLDSTLNIVNNEIKYKARVVKAYGDIPHAWCLPHQLNQVFMNLLVNAAHAIEKEGTITIRTGSENGTLWVEVSDTGQGILPEHANKIFDPFFTTKPVGKGTGLGLSVSYSIVKKHQGEIKVDSRIGEGTTFRVVLPKKEQPVDL; encoded by the coding sequence ATGTTATTAACTGAATCGCAACAATGGGACTGGATTTATAACCTCTACCAATTAGGGCAATCCGATGCGTTTGAAGAAGATACAAACAAGATATTCGAAAAATTACTGCGTCATATTGTAGAGGGATTTAGAGCCGATACCGGCTCATTAGTCTTGTATGAAGGCGAAGACAGCAGCTGTTTAACCATAGTCGCTGCGCTCGGTTTGCCTGAGGAATGTGTCGGCAGCGCGATACCCAATGGCAACGGCGTGATAGCTTGGGTATTGGCCAACCAGCAGGCGCTATTGATCAAGGGCGACATCAATAAAGACTCGCGCTTTCTCCGCTACCCACCCAAAACCAAAACCCGCATACCGGTTGCCTCCATGTGCTGGCCATTGCAGATAGGCCAGCGCTTGATTGGCGCATTATCGGTCAACAGTTTTAACGATGAGTGTAGTTACACGGGAGCGGATTTAGACCACGGACAAAAATTAGTTAATCCGATCACGCTCGTGATCGACAACATTAGGTTACATGGTGATCAACGCAAGCGCATCCAGCAGCTTGCCAACGCAAATCAACGCTATGCCAATGCCAACCAGCAATTAATAGAGGCTCACAAACGCTTGAATGAGTCGGAAAAACGCCTTAACGACATTTTAAATTCACTGGATAGCGTGGTCTGGTCGATGGAGCCGGTCACGATGAAATTGCTGTATCTCAACAAGGCCGCCACTGAGGTATCCGGTCGGCCGGTCGAGGATTTTTTAAACGATCCGCAGTTATGGCTGAATATTATTGATCCGACTGATAGAAAGCAGGTGGAAGCCAGTCTGGCCGATTTAAAGACTAACAGTATCCAGAAAGTCATCTATCGTATTCACCGCCCCGATGGCGGGCTTCGTTGGTTGTTTCATCGCATGTGCGCCGTTTGCGATGATGCCGGCTCACCGGTACGCATCGACGGCATCACTGTGGATATTACCCAGCATAAAAATGCCGAAGACTTGCTGAAACAGCGCAATCAGGAATTACAGACAGCCCTCGACACCATACAAGAAGTCCAGCAGCAATTGGTACAGTCCGAAAAAATGTCTTCCATCGGCCAATTGGCGGCGGGCGTCGCGCATGAAATCAACAATCCTATCGGCTATATCAACTCCAATCTCACTTCATTGAAAACCTACGTGGAAGATTTGCTGGCCTTGGTGGAAAAATATGAAAAAACTGAGGGGGAATGCGCCGACGGCGAACAACTTCGGCAAATTCAGGATTTCAAGCAGCAAATCGATCTGGTTTTTTTAAAAACCGATGTGCTCGATTTATTGGTTGAGTCTCACGAGGGGGCGTCGCGCGTCAAAAAAATCGTTCAGGATCTCAAGGATTTTTCGCATGCTGGCGGTGCCGACGACTGGCAATGGACGAATTTGCACGACTGCTTGGATAGCACACTGAATATCGTCAATAACGAAATCAAATACAAAGCCCGTGTGGTCAAAGCATACGGGGACATCCCGCATGCCTGGTGTTTGCCGCATCAGTTGAATCAAGTATTTATGAATTTGCTGGTCAACGCCGCCCACGCCATTGAAAAGGAAGGTACGATCACCATCCGTACCGGCAGCGAAAACGGCACCCTTTGGGTTGAGGTCAGCGATACGGGGCAAGGTATTTTGCCCGAGCACGCCAATAAAATTTTCGACCCTTTCTTTACCACCAAACCGGTGGGCAAAGGAACGGGATTAGGACTGTCCGTTTCCTACAGCATCGTTAAAAAGCACCAGGGCGAAATTAAGGTAGACAGCCGGATCGGCGAAGGCACCACCTTTCGCGTGGTATTGCCAAAAAAAGAACAGCCGGTCGACTTATGA
- a CDS encoding EAL domain-containing protein, producing the protein MTNDRRAALLFVDDDTNVLKALHRLFRHENYTLYLAEGGAEGLTVLREHTVDIIVCDMQMPTMSGAEFFAQAFERWPDTVRILLTGYADLESTIQAVNKGRIYSYCTKPWNGEELKLLIHNALQEKRLREEQERLSAIIRQQNDALKAINEHLEEKVEQRTAELAQANKTLLLHNQAIEAARNGITITDARQAGNPLVYANPAFQRITGYDKAEVLGRNLSFLLGEDHDQPGLESLRIAIRRKTTGYAVIRNYRKDGSLFWNELAIAPIKNANDEVTHFVAIVDDITEFKSNQAQLEYRANYDDLTGLVNRNLLNDRLNNAISTAQREHKVFCLFFMDLDDFKVINDTMGHSVGDEFLKIIAGRLLNCVRACDSVARYGGDEFVCVCPSIAKTDDAALIAARIITEISQPLQLNGHTLHGAVSIGISFYPADGADKETLLQHADTAMYDAKDKGRNSFSFYTQAFNQRLMQRLMLEEDLRQALRLEQFVVYYQPKFDLHSEQISGMEALLRWNHPEKGLIPPDHFIPLTEDTGLILPIGEWVLHTACLQAKAWQLAGLPAINMAINVSPKQLHSPTFDQTITRVLRQSGLDASFLDLEITEGAVMQDPDNVAITLTRLKNIGIRISMDDFGTGYSSLSYLKRFPFDNLKIDKAFINDIPLGEGDVTLVLTIIAMAHNFKLKVVAEGVETQAQMDFLARNGCDEIQGYFFSRPLPASEVEQLLKKTN; encoded by the coding sequence ATGACTAATGATCGGCGGGCGGCTTTACTGTTTGTCGATGATGACACCAATGTGCTCAAAGCCTTGCATCGACTGTTTCGGCATGAAAATTACACGCTTTATCTTGCGGAGGGCGGTGCGGAGGGCTTGACGGTTTTGCGCGAGCATACCGTTGATATAATTGTTTGCGATATGCAGATGCCGACAATGAGCGGCGCCGAATTTTTCGCTCAAGCATTTGAGCGATGGCCCGATACCGTGCGTATCTTGTTAACAGGCTATGCCGATTTAGAATCGACTATCCAAGCAGTCAACAAAGGCCGGATTTACAGTTATTGCACGAAACCCTGGAATGGCGAAGAATTAAAACTATTGATTCATAACGCACTGCAAGAAAAACGTTTGCGTGAAGAACAGGAACGCTTATCGGCTATCATCCGGCAACAGAACGATGCACTGAAAGCCATCAACGAACATCTGGAAGAAAAAGTCGAACAACGTACAGCAGAGCTGGCGCAAGCCAATAAAACCCTGTTGCTCCACAATCAAGCCATTGAAGCCGCACGCAATGGCATCACCATTACCGATGCCAGACAAGCCGGCAATCCCCTGGTTTATGCCAACCCGGCGTTTCAACGCATTACCGGTTACGACAAAGCGGAAGTACTTGGCCGTAACCTTTCGTTTCTGCTGGGCGAGGATCATGATCAGCCTGGCTTGGAGAGTCTCCGAATTGCAATTCGCCGGAAGACAACCGGCTATGCCGTTATCCGTAATTATCGCAAGGATGGCTCGTTGTTCTGGAATGAACTGGCTATCGCGCCAATCAAAAACGCCAACGATGAAGTGACGCACTTTGTCGCTATCGTCGACGATATTACCGAATTCAAATCCAACCAGGCACAGTTGGAATATCGAGCCAACTATGATGATCTAACCGGGCTGGTCAATCGCAATCTTCTTAATGATCGTCTAAATAACGCCATCAGTACCGCGCAACGCGAGCACAAAGTATTCTGCCTGTTTTTTATGGATCTCGATGACTTTAAAGTCATCAATGACACGATGGGACATTCGGTGGGGGATGAGTTCCTAAAAATCATTGCCGGGCGACTGCTGAATTGCGTCCGAGCTTGCGATAGCGTAGCGCGATATGGCGGCGATGAATTTGTCTGTGTATGTCCAAGCATCGCTAAAACCGATGATGCTGCTTTGATCGCGGCGCGAATCATTACCGAAATCTCGCAGCCTCTACAGCTGAATGGGCACACCCTGCATGGGGCGGTAAGTATCGGCATCAGTTTTTATCCTGCAGACGGGGCGGACAAAGAGACCCTGCTTCAGCATGCGGATACCGCCATGTATGACGCTAAGGATAAGGGTAGGAATAGCTTTAGTTTTTATACTCAAGCGTTTAACCAACGCCTTATGCAGCGTTTGATGCTGGAGGAAGACTTGCGCCAGGCTTTACGATTGGAGCAATTTGTCGTCTATTATCAACCCAAGTTCGATTTGCATAGTGAACAAATTAGCGGTATGGAGGCTTTGCTGCGCTGGAACCATCCGGAAAAGGGCTTGATTCCCCCCGATCACTTCATTCCATTGACGGAAGATACCGGCTTGATTCTGCCGATAGGCGAATGGGTGTTGCATACGGCCTGTTTGCAAGCTAAAGCTTGGCAGTTGGCGGGACTACCCGCCATCAATATGGCGATCAATGTTTCACCCAAGCAGTTGCATAGTCCCACGTTTGATCAAACTATTACCCGTGTTTTACGGCAAAGTGGATTGGACGCGAGTTTTCTGGATTTGGAGATAACCGAAGGCGCGGTGATGCAAGACCCGGATAATGTAGCCATTACTTTGACCCGGCTAAAGAATATCGGCATTCGGATTTCCATGGACGATTTTGGTACGGGTTATTCAAGTTTGAGCTACTTAAAACGATTTCCCTTCGATAATCTTAAAATAGACAAGGCATTTATCAACGATATTCCGTTGGGAGAGGGCGATGTTACATTAGTGTTGACCATTATTGCGATGGCGCACAACTTTAAACTTAAAGTGGTAGCCGAAGGGGTTGAAACACAGGCACAGATGGATTTTTTGGCGCGGAATGGCTGCGATGAAATTCAGGGTTATTTCTTTAGCCGACCGTTGCCGGCTTCGGAAGTAGAGCAACTGCTGAAAAAAACCAACTGA